The DNA region CTGACGAATCGTCAAAAGACAGGAATGATTTGATCTTATCGAAGCATTTATAAGTCACCACAGCAATGATTACCGCAAAAAGGACCGCCAGATCAGCAGGATTCATGAACATCTCATTCGCATCACCCTTTGGATTATCCATACTGTCTTTTAATTAAATATCGAAAATAAAGAGAAATAGGAAAAAACACTGATCGAGAAGGAAACAATCGTAAACCGATCACTTATCCGTTTATATATGATGGCACACTGGACTCTAACGGAACCAAATATGAGGGTAAACCcaatatattcattcaCTATTTCGGAATTATCCAAATTACTTCAGAGAGAATCGTTAGGCACGTGCTTTTCTTCACTAAACGATGgtaggaaaaaaaatttcagagCCTCGATCGAAGAAAACGGCGCAGCAACCCTCGAGAAATTTGTCACCGGCAGGCAATTCAGAAAGACGATCACTTTTGCAGGTATTGCGACAAACGAAGGAGGAATGATTAAACGATGGATAGGTTTATCGGCCAATCAGCAATGCGGTAGCAGTTCTGTCAGAAGAAGAGGTCACTTCGAGGAAACTTCAATTAGGCATAAGCATCACCCACGATCTTCCGTATATCATGTTTGATGGTATCGTCATATGCGACGCCCATCACTTCTCTCACCAGTTGCACCAGCGAGCTCTGATCAAACTCTGCTTGtgttcttcttccaatACGGTAAAGAACAACGTCACCTACAACGTCGGACTTCTCCTCCAATTTAACGATGTATTGACGTCTCTCTAATGTTTTTAGAAGATCGTCTATGGTCAATTGCACGATGGGAATGGCTGTACCGTCAGTGGGGATACCAAATTTCTCCATTTGCTTCAGTAGGTCTTGATGTAGAATATGGTTACTGGAAAAGAGAATTATGCAAAGAATTACACTAAGAATACCGTTATATGCTAGGTCCTGGTCCACGTTAAGTTTGCTGGCAAAAGTGTTTACACTCTCTGCACCCATGTCATCGCCAGTGTATTCTCCATTTTGTATCAAATCTTCGTAGGTTCTAACACTCTGCAATATTTTAAGCTCGTCAAAATTACGTAAAAAGGGCAAGTTGTTCAACACAAGAAATTGACTAGCCTTGTGATCAGGAATCTCTTCAGTTGCGTTAATTGTAGTGGCAGATGTTTGGGAGGTGACTGGTCGATTTCTCAATCCCTTCAATTCATAACCATAGACATCGAATAGTATGTTGTTGATAGCCGTAAACATGTCGTCGAAACGTATACGCGTGGCATTCTCTTGTTGAGAAGCATTTTTAACTACGTCCATCAGTTTGGCTCTAGATAAAATCGTATTTTGGGACTCAACTTGAGACATGATAAATCTTACAACCTTACGAGCAACAACATCCAGTTTATCGTTAGATTGAGTGCTTAAAGTACCTTCTGGGACGTAATTTTCATTGTCACTCATCGTTGGGTTCATATAAGTCTCTGACTATGTGTTGCTATTCGCGTCAAAATGAGGCAGTCTAGCTCATCTAATGTCAAAAAcgcttttttttttcatgttcCTGTTAAATACTATATGCGCATAGagttttgatattgatacttaaattaaaaaagttATATAAAGTTACTTTTCATATATGGTATTCAATACTTCAATTCTGCAGGGACTTGGTTCCAGAATTCTTGCACgaactttttttgttcatcTTCGCTACTTCCGCCTCTAATGGCAAAATAACACCTTCTATCTAGTGGAATCTCCCATTCATTTACATTACCACCAACTACCATTCCTCCTGTCTCTTTAAGAATGCACCAGCCTGCACACACATCCCATGCATAGCAGCCGCCTTCCCAGTATGCATCATATGTTCCTAATGCAGTATAGCACATATTCATTGCCGCACTTCCCAAGCTTCTAAAGCCATGGGCAAAACCCTTTTGAGCATCCAGAAGGTTCTTCAAAGTACTCATtttaacttcaaaattagatCCTTGTCTTTCTGCACCGCCTTCGAATCCAATAACTGACTGTTGTAATTTCAATGGTCTTTCGGCTATAACAATTTTAGTGTCATTTAAGAAAGCACCATTCCCTTTGGAACCATGGAATAATTGGCCGAGGTGAGGGTTATATACGGCACCCACCACAGCTTCTTGATTTATGGAAAGGCCAATTGAACAGCAACTAAAGGGGAAGTCATGAATGAAGTTTGTAGTGCCATCAATTGGATCAACTATAAAGGTTGGCTCATCAGAAATTTTTGTGACGCCAGGTTGATACGATTCCTCAccaatgaatttgaaatctgGATATAAGGCTCCCAATTTTTCCTTGATTAATACTTCTATTTGTTTATCGGTCTCTGTAACTAAATCGACGGCATTGGACTTATTGACATATTTCGACTTTTCATGCGCTTTAGTCTTGATGATGGGACcaacttcattttttagAAGACCCACAATCGCATTTTCTATCTGTTTTAATTGTTCTTGATTCATGATATTACTTACTTGCTTGCAGCTTGGCTCAAGAGTACGTAATGAATCCATGTTGTCTTTTCCATAAAATCCTCCCTGATTTATATATCTCGATGCCTCGGAGCTGTGTGCTCCAGCAGTTgtttctatttttttcaatcacTTTTCTGCATTAAACTATGATATCCCACAAATAATCAAGTTGATCTGCTgtttttttgaaacaagtCTGATTAATTGGTAAGGACTATTCAGGCCAGTGATCTGTGGCATTTATTAAAGGCCCTCTGTTGTCCGAAGCTTTTTTTAAAGTTCTTAAAGTTTTAAGGAGTAGCTTAGCATAATCATGCAAAGAGCGGTACTCCGATGTCCTACATTGGCAAGACGTACTTTCACGACTAAATCTAAGCTACTGAATTATGCAAACCTCAAACTAACATTCTTCCATAAGCCGAACTGTGGGTTATGTGATGTAGCAAAAGAAGTTATCGATGACGTACTGAGTAGTACGGagttcaaaaatgaaaaaatagTTGTCTTTGGTGtcaatatcaatgatgCAAAAAACAATAAGTGGTGGAAGATGTACTGCTTTGACATTCCCGTTTTGCATCTGGAAGACACAACAAATGCAAAACCTTTAGTTGTAATCGAACATTTTTTCAGAGAAGACGATCTAGCTGAAAAGATaagattattcaaatgataaatattATGTATATAGCAAGCTTCTCAAAAAAACAGAAGCCATctctaatttcttcttcttttcctcttaTTTTCAGTCTTGGAgttatcatcatcgtcgACCAGAAGCAACTTCTTCCTCACCGTGTTTGCGGGGGGTCTCATTATAGTGGGACCCCTCTTGACTACTTTGGATGCTATCGGTGAAGGATTAGTTAATTCCAAATCATCattggatgaagaagacgaagggaaatcaaattcatcactACATTTCCCAGTTTTAGTTTTATTACTATGTTTGGGCCCAATTGTACTAGCTGATTTACTTCTTCTAGCTTCGACGCCttccaattttctttctgaGGATGAACTTCTCACAGTTTTCTTTACGGCAGGGTTTTTGGTgtcaacttttttttgccatTGTTGTTGTCTCTCGTGTGTCGTCGTCTCAGAAGTTTTAATTTCTGCCTCATGGGCTGTAACTTTCGTTTTTAACGTGGCTACTGTTTTTCTCATATTTTTTACTATCTTCTCAGATGAGTCGTATTTGTCCTGtaattctaatttttcagcaacCAATTCTTGTTTTTCAGCTTTCAATAAAACAAGCTGTTGTTTGAGATATCTTAATTCATCAACGTTTTCATCGAAATTTAACCTACTATCATCAATTGTTTTCTTCAGAGCTCTGTTTTCTTCAGCTAGCTCCAATTCATGGGCCTTCATTTGAACAATCTCgacatttaatttttgcaGTTGTTCGTGGAATTTctgaatattttcaaacttCACATTTTGATCCTTCTCAAAGTTATTTTTGGATTCTTCCAATTCAGTGATGCGTTGTTTGAGagtatcattttctgaCATCAAGacattatttattctattTTGCGAAgctattttattttcaaaatttgctgTATCACTCATTTTAGTTTCGTTCAGTTTTGCACAttcattcttgaaataatttaatttacTCTCTGATAAGTTCAATTTCTCATTAAAATCTGCTTTTGTCTtctcaaattcaataatcGTGTTATTCTGTGCTTCAAACTTTTCTATCAACTCTTCATGTTGCGCTTCTTTCATTCCCAGCGCCGTAATGTGCTCCATCTTCTGTTGTTGTAAAGCTGCAATTTGACTCTCTAATTCGCTTATAGCCTTCTCATACGTCTTACAATGTATTAGCTCGTCTTTATAACCCAATATCGCTGATGTCATATTTTCTATACGTGATGACAGATTATTGTTTCCGTTTTGTACTGACTCGTTCGTCGAATCAAGTGATGAAGTTAACACCCCAAGCATATTTTCCTTTTGCTTCAGTATATCTTCATGAACATCTGTAAAACAGACACTATATTCTGTAAGTTTCCGTAGAGTTTCTTCATGAGCTTTCCTCTGAGTCGCGCATCCTTCTTTAATACTTTCTGATAGCAGATGTAGTGTAGGAAAGTAAGCTGTTACAGGTATGTTAGTATTATTTGTCTTAGGTAAAAGATTCAAGGGAATAAGGACTAATTTTAGATACTTTTCTTGAAGCTCAATTGCtatatttttccattcaGTACTAGACCTTGATGCGAGAGTATTCAACTTAGTCtgtaattcatttttgagATTTTCCGCCATTGTACGTTGTAATTCTTCGATTTGTTCTCTATCATATGTCTTGTATTCTGAAAAATGTTGGTCCAATAACGTTgcaaattcttttttattgtcagatatattttgtaaaaggTTATCATTCTTTATCTTCTCTTCAGATAATTGTCCTGAACAATCGTCTAGTTCCCTTTGCAAGTACTCTATTTcctgattttttttggccAGTTGAAGTTCAGTATCcttttttaaattctttaGACTGTTTAACGAAGTTTTCAGAGATTCGATATCTTCCCTATACGATTTAATCTtgctttcaaaattttcatgtGTCTTTCTCAactcttgaaatttcaatttatcgtTTTGCTTTTGTTCCATCAACTCCTTTGATTTGTCTCTTAAAGATGTCAGTATGTCATTATATTCCGTAATTTTGTCCTGAATCTTCCTTGTGTCGGTTTGGTACGATTTCAAATCTGACTTCAATTTAGTATTTTCAGTCTGTTGGTTTTGTAATTCATGTTTCAGGCTAACACAGATACGCTGGGTATTTGTGAAAGCTTCCAAGAGAACATCATTGGAAGATGTGTCTATATTTGACATTGCAGTTGGTTCACGTCTTGTAGGTGCATCGAGCACAGGTTTGggaacaatttttttttctacttGATTCTCATAACCATCACTACCGGCGGTTTTACAATTGGGGACTGTCCTCACTTCTGTAATCTCAAAATCTTCGTCATCTACGAGATCGGAAGATTTTATAGTACTCTTCTTTGAAACCTTTGGTGTACTAGTATTCAGTTGGAAAATATTACCCTTTGCATCCTTCGAAGGTTCTGTGCTATTGaattctgaaaaagaagtatCATCTTTATTGGTTGTGAAGAGGATATCATTAATCATGGAAGAGTCACCTTCATCTTccatcaaagaaatttcttgattaCCATTCTGGTATTTGGCAGAGATAGGATCTTTAACCCGCAACTTGGAGAAGATATTTGATCGTGGTTTGAACCCCAAACTGGAATCTCTAAAGAAGTTCGACATCTTTAAACCGAACCTGCCTACTTACACACTTGTAACTACTTCGAACAAATTAGCCGCCCAGGTCCAAAGTCACcaataatatatatgtttCTGTCCCTTGCTGAATGAGCCAATATACCAGAAGACTAATCAGCGCCACTCTTCTTACCGCCAGCTGAGTTCTACTTGTAACCGTATTCTATTTGAGAGTATAACCACTTAGATGTGTTGTTAGTACCTGTTTAGTTTTGAGATTTTCGCTACCCGCCAACATGAGGGATATAAAAGAAACTATTAAAAAACAACGTATTTCATAATGGTGGGGGAGGACATGTCAGAACTTTCAGAATACAGACAGTGTATGTGATTTATTAGTTCCACCACTGGAGTTCTGTGTATCTCGAGAACAAATGTTGATGGCAATGCCCACAATAAGGCCGGATGGACGTAGGAGGAGTACTGTTCATGTAGCTGTGTGgtatttttaaaaatgtGAAGAAAGACGGTAAAAAAGGACATAACCAGGGTCAGATTCTACCAACGTCATCCATATTCACCAATGCCCACAGTCGAATAGGCAGTAGTATATCATATTCACTGATGCTAGCAAGCAAACAGACAATAATATTCCATATCCATGTTTTGAAAGAGATCTCAGCGATACACAAGAAAgctattttcttctgaCGACGAGCTGCTTACTTTGATTGTTCTACAATCCACCAAGTGGTGGTGGTAACCATCTAGTCTGCTTCTTTTGTATGCGTCGGTTTAGTCGGACTAAAACCCAATCATCGCATAATAAACTCGAGTTTCGTCCCTGCAAGTCAAAGGCAGCAAAGGACATTGAAAGAGAGGTCGAAGAGAGAAGATCACGTAAAGGGAAGTTTATAATACTTGCTACCTTCCAGAGCTCGTTGCACTATGGCTATTGATAGATTAAGGTTAGGAGGGAATGAAAGAAGTTTTTCCTACAGGACACCAAAATGGAGAATATCAGATGTAATACTGTTAAGTATACTGGTGATATTTAGTTATCCAGTTTACTATCAAAAACCATTTGAAAGACAGTTCTCTTTGAATGATTTGACCATTTCACATCCCTACACGTTAGTGGAACGTGTATCAGATACTATGTTATTTGTGTATAGTCTGGTCGTACCTCTTATAGTGGTTGTAGCAATAGGCTTTGCAATGGCAGATTCAAGACATAGAAACTATTTAGTGTACATTTCCGTGTTAGGGTTACTCGTCACATGGTTTTCTACGACTCTCTTCACTAATTTCATCAAGAATTGGATTGGTAGGTTACGTCCCGATTTTCTTGACCGTTGTCAGCCAAAGGCCAATTTACCACTCAATATCATGTTTTATGCCTCAGAAGTTTGTACAAATGAAAACTCTAGTCTTTTATTAGATGGTTTCAGAACCACGCCGTCGGGACATTCAAGTGCAAGTTTTGCAGGTCTAGGATACTTACAATTGTGGCTCTCTGGTCAATTACTTATCAAATATGATCAAGTCGGGTTCTGGAGAACCTACGTGGCTATGTTACCATTATTGGGCGCCTCTTTGATTGCCTTATCAAGAACCCAGGACTATAGACACCATTTCATCGATGTCTTGATCGGTTCAGTTCTAGGATACTGGATCGCTTACTCCACCTACAGAAGATATTTCCCTGCACTAGGCAGCAGCCTTCCTTTCAAGCCACTGTTAGACGATTCCAAAGTCGGCCTAGTTGAAGAGGCTCCAATGTCTCCACAGCAGCAGAGTATAATAACTCGCACTGCAGACGAAGAAATGCAACCTCTGACGGACGATGAAAATGTCGGTATTTAACGCATTCTCCACCGTTAGTGCCATTCAACGCACTATTACTCATCTCATCGAATTGAATTCCATTTTGTGAATCATTTTTGACATTCTTAAGCCTATGTAGCTTCCAAAATAGGAAATATATGGACTAATATAGTAATAGTTTCCATACTAGGAAATAATTGGTTATGTATCTTCATACGAATATCAAACTAATATGGGAGCCTATATACAAAGACAGACAAACTTAAGATTTAATATAAGGCTGGCTTCATGTGTCGTTTGAtaagaagttgaaaaagTATTTGGTAGAAGAAAGGATATTCTAGAAAGAGCTCGCTCCCTGTGATTCACTTATCCTCCATATTTACTTGGACAATTTAAAAGAAGGCTTTTTAGTTGCTCAGAAGCTATATCAATTATATTGTAGGGAAAAAAGTTATGCATCAATGTCGAGAAGTCATCTTACATTAGATCAATACTATGAGATACAAAACACTGAACTCGAGGCTATAGAGTCCATCTATATGGAcgattttattaatttgacaaagaaaaaatcgaGCTGGGACAAACAGCCACAAATTATATTCGAGATTTCATTGCGATCGAGTGAGAAAGATCCCGCGGAATCATCTTTAACTTTACATATTGCATTGACGCCCATGTATCCTCATACAGCTCCAGAGATTACTTTTGAGAATATTGCAAATGTTACAGACCGTCAGTTACAACAGTTAAAGGATGAGTTTCGTATGATCCATAAGGATTCAAGAGGTCAGGAATTCATCTTCGATATTGCGGTTAAGACAcaagaattattagatCAATTCCAGAATTTGGCAAACACTCAGTCATTAGAAGATGACCGATTACAAAGACTGAAAGAGACAAAGGAAAAGTTAGAACGTGAAGAAAGAGAACGACAAAAACAGATTGAAAGGAGACAAATTACGGAACAACAACgtattgatgaaattgtacaaaaagaattggaGAAGAGAAAGGATTATGACGATTCTGTGTTCAATCCAACAAATCAAATGGAATTAGTCCCGCCCAGCGAATGGGTTGCCTCTGGTGAAGCAATAGTATTTCCTAAAATTATCAAGGCTAAACTGCCGAACAACTCTCTGTTAAAATTTAAAGCAGTAGTAAACCCAAAACCGGTTAAATTGGGCTCTGATCTATTGTCATTTGCTGATCAATTTCTGGTTAAGCCGTACATTTCACCTGACTCACCTTTGGCAGACTCTTTGATGTCTTCAGAAATGATGGAAagcttttattttcttttgactgaaatcaaattggATAATTCGTATTTCAATACTTCAAGCGGTAAGAAAGAAATCTCTAATTTGGAGAAAGTACTAGAATCTCTAACAAGAGTGAGGCATGATAACGTCAACTGTATATATGCATATTCCGTGGAAAGAATGGGTAGAAATAATGCCACATTTGTTTGGAAAATCAGGATATTAACAGAATATTGTATTTCCTATCCAATTGGTGACATCATTCAATCCGTAGGTTTTATCAATCTTGCCACAGCACGTATATTAATGATCAGAATATTGGAAGGTCTTGAAGCTTTGCATAAAGTTGGGATTTTTCACAAATATATTACTTTGCAAACAGTAATGCTTGTAAAGGATTCTGATTTCGGTACAacaattccaaaattaatGCATCCAGCTTATGGATACGCTATCATAGATATGTTAATACGGTACCCGAACAGACAAAATAACTTTTCCATTGATAAACCAGAAAATTGTTGGGAGGCTCCTGAATTGtcgaaattcaaaaatagtAAACCTCAGAGAATGACAGATATTTGGCAGGCAGGtgttttatttttacaAATGATAAGTGGGGTGGATACTGTTCTAAATTATTCCTCACCACAGGAATTTTTCGAGTCTACACCAATGGAGGACAGTTTATCTGATTTTCTAGAAAAAATGCTAGATCCTGAGCCAAAGAGAAGGCTTGGAACTTTGGAACTTTTACcgatgaaatttttaagaacaaatattgatcctgacatcaataaattcagTTTTGCTTCTGACAAAACTTTTTCCGGCAATTCATCGTCTGATCTTATGGCTAATAAGGCTAGGACAGCGTCCCATTCGAGTGCGAGAAGAAGATCGTTCAACGTAGGTTCGAGATTCTCTTCTGTAAATCCAAATACCCAATCGAGATATGCGtctgattttgaagaagttgcCATATTGGGTAAAGGTGCTTTTGGGCAAGTTGTCAAAGCAAGAAATGCATTAGATAGTAGGTATTATGCTATCAAAAAAGTTAGGCAcacagaagaaaaattatctaCCATCTTGAGCGAAGTTATGCTATTGGCAAGtttaaatcatcaatatgTTGTGAGGTACTACGCAGCCTGGTTAGAGGAGGACTCAATCAACGAAAACGTATTCGACTCTTCcgatgacgatgatgatgatgatgaagacgaGGAAGAGAGTGACGAGAGTAATTTTACATCATTAGATCCTTTTAACCAATCTAGTCTATATGTTAGCAGGACTAATAATGATATGGATAATAGTAACTGggattttatttcaaacTCTGGATATCCGGACATAGTATTTGCCAATAGCTCAACGGCACCAGAAGATGAGAACGTTGATGAGACAGAAGAAGCAGACAATGATGGTAGTGTCGGAGGATCGAGTAATGGTGTATCTTTAGATACGAAAAAAAGAGCGATTATATCCAGTGGTTCCAcgataaagaagaaaagtaCCTTGTTTATTCAAATGGAATATTGTGAAAACCGAACATTGCATGATTTGATTCActctgaaaatttgaacaagCAGCGTGATGAATATTGGAGATTATTTAGACAAATATTGGAAGCCTTGAGCTATATCCATTCACAAGGCATCATTCATAGAGATTTGAAGccaatgaatatttttatcGATGAATCAAGAAACATTAAGATTGGTGATTTTGGTCTGGCCAAAAATGTTCATAGGTCTATTgatatttccaaaataGATACAGCAAGTGCTGCTGGTAGTGCAGATGATCTTACATCCGCGATTGGGACTGCTTTGTATGTTGCCACAGAAGTATTGAATGGTAAAGGTAACTATAATGAGAAAATTGATATGTATTCCTTGGGAATCATCTTTTTTGAGATGGTTTATCCTTTCAGTACTGGTATGGAAAGAgttaatattttgaaaggAATGAGATCTGTAGATATTGAGTTTCCAAGTGATTTTGATGTGAatagaatgaaaaatgaagaaaaaataataagacTACTTTTAGATCACGATCCCAGCAAACGG from Kazachstania africana CBS 2517 chromosome 5, complete genome includes:
- the NSE3 gene encoding Smc5-Smc6 complex subunit NSE3 (similar to Saccharomyces cerevisiae NSE3 (YDR288W); ancestral locus Anc_5.293), with product MNPTMSDNENYVPEGTLSTQSNDKLDVVARKVVRFIMSQVESQNTILSRAKLMDVVKNASQQENATRIRFDDMFTAINNILFDVYGYELKGLRNRPVTSQTSATTINATEEIPDHKASQFLVLNNLPFLRNFDELKILQSVRTYEDLIQNGEYTGDDMGAESVNTFASKLNVDQDLAYNGILSVILCIILFSSNHILHQDLLKQMEKFGIPTDGTAIPIVQLTIDDLLKTLERRQYIVKLEEKSDVVGDVVLYRIGRRTQAEFDQSSLVQLVREVMGVAYDDTIKHDIRKIVGDAYA
- the INM2 gene encoding inositol monophosphate 1-phosphatase INM2 (similar to Saccharomyces cerevisiae YDR287W; ancestral locus Anc_5.294) — translated: MNQEQLKQIENAIVGLLKNEVGPIIKTKAHEKSKYVNKSNAVDLVTETDKQIEVLIKEKLGALYPDFKFIGEESYQPGVTKISDEPTFIVDPIDGTTNFIHDFPFSCCSIGLSINQEAVVGAVYNPHLGQLFHGSKGNGAFLNDTKIVIAERPLKLQQSVIGFEGGAERQGSNFEVKMSTLKNLLDAQKGFAHGFRSLGSAAMNMCYTALGTYDAYWEGGCYAWDVCAGWCILKETGGMVVGGNVNEWEIPLDRRCYFAIRGGSSEDEQKKFVQEFWNQVPAELKY
- the MGP12 gene encoding Mgp12p (similar to Saccharomyces cerevisiae YDR286C; ancestral locus Anc_5.295) — translated: MQRAVLRCPTLARRTFTTKSKLLNYANLKLTFFHKPNCGLCDVAKEVIDDVLSSTEFKNEKIVVFGVNINDAKNNKWWKMYCFDIPVLHLEDTTNAKPLVVIEHFFREDDLAEKIRLFK
- the ZIP1 gene encoding Zip1p (similar to Saccharomyces cerevisiae ZIP1 (YDR285W); ancestral locus Anc_5.296), giving the protein MSNFFRDSSLGFKPRSNIFSKLRVKDPISAKYQNGNQEISLMEDEGDSSMINDILFTTNKDDTSFSEFNSTEPSKDAKGNIFQLNTSTPKVSKKSTIKSSDLVDDEDFEITEVRTVPNCKTAGSDGYENQVEKKIVPKPVLDAPTRREPTAMSNIDTSSNDVLLEAFTNTQRICVSLKHELQNQQTENTKLKSDLKSYQTDTRKIQDKITEYNDILTSLRDKSKELMEQKQNDKLKFQELRKTHENFESKIKSYREDIESLKTSLNSLKNLKKDTELQLAKKNQEIEYLQRELDDCSGQLSEEKIKNDNLLQNISDNKKEFATLLDQHFSEYKTYDREQIEELQRTMAENLKNELQTKLNTLASRSSTEWKNIAIELQEKYLKLVLIPLNLLPKTNNTNIPVTAYFPTLHLLSESIKEGCATQRKAHEETLRKLTEYSVCFTDVHEDILKQKENMLGVLTSSLDSTNESVQNGNNNLSSRIENMTSAILGYKDELIHCKTYEKAISELESQIAALQQQKMEHITALGMKEAQHEELIEKFEAQNNTIIEFEKTKADFNEKLNLSESKLNYFKNECAKLNETKMSDTANFENKIASQNRINNVLMSENDTLKQRITELEESKNNFEKDQNVKFENIQKFHEQLQKLNVEIVQMKAHELELAEENRALKKTIDDSRLNFDENVDELRYLKQQLVLLKAEKQELVAEKLELQDKYDSSEKIVKNMRKTVATLKTKVTAHEAEIKTSETTTHERQQQWQKKVDTKNPAVKKTVRSSSSERKLEGVEARRSKSASTIGPKHSNKTKTGKCSDEFDFPSSSSSNDDLELTNPSPIASKVVKRGPTIMRPPANTVRKKLLLVDDDDNSKTENKRKRRRN
- the DPP1 gene encoding bifunctional diacylglycerol diphosphate phosphatase/phosphatidate phosphatase (similar to Saccharomyces cerevisiae DPP1 (YDR284C); ancestral locus Anc_5.297) — its product is MAIDRLRLGGNERSFSYRTPKWRISDVILLSILVIFSYPVYYQKPFERQFSLNDLTISHPYTLVERVSDTMLFVYSLVVPLIVVVAIGFAMADSRHRNYLVYISVLGLLVTWFSTTLFTNFIKNWIGRLRPDFLDRCQPKANLPLNIMFYASEVCTNENSSLLLDGFRTTPSGHSSASFAGLGYLQLWLSGQLLIKYDQVGFWRTYVAMLPLLGASLIALSRTQDYRHHFIDVLIGSVLGYWIAYSTYRRYFPALGSSLPFKPLLDDSKVGLVEEAPMSPQQQSIITRTADEEMQPLTDDENVGI
- the GCN2 gene encoding serine/threonine-protein kinase GCN2 (similar to Saccharomyces cerevisiae GCN2 (YDR283C); ancestral locus Anc_5.298) is translated as MSRSHLTLDQYYEIQNTELEAIESIYMDDFINLTKKKSSWDKQPQIIFEISLRSSEKDPAESSLTLHIALTPMYPHTAPEITFENIANVTDRQLQQLKDEFRMIHKDSRGQEFIFDIAVKTQELLDQFQNLANTQSLEDDRLQRLKETKEKLEREERERQKQIERRQITEQQRIDEIVQKELEKRKDYDDSVFNPTNQMELVPPSEWVASGEAIVFPKIIKAKLPNNSLLKFKAVVNPKPVKLGSDLLSFADQFLVKPYISPDSPLADSLMSSEMMESFYFLLTEIKLDNSYFNTSSGKKEISNLEKVLESLTRVRHDNVNCIYAYSVERMGRNNATFVWKIRILTEYCISYPIGDIIQSVGFINLATARILMIRILEGLEALHKVGIFHKYITLQTVMLVKDSDFGTTIPKLMHPAYGYAIIDMLIRYPNRQNNFSIDKPENCWEAPELSKFKNSKPQRMTDIWQAGVLFLQMISGVDTVLNYSSPQEFFESTPMEDSLSDFLEKMLDPEPKRRLGTLELLPMKFLRTNIDPDINKFSFASDKTFSGNSSSDLMANKARTASHSSARRRSFNVGSRFSSVNPNTQSRYASDFEEVAILGKGAFGQVVKARNALDSRYYAIKKVRHTEEKLSTILSEVMLLASLNHQYVVRYYAAWLEEDSINENVFDSSDDDDDDDEDEEESDESNFTSLDPFNQSSLYVSRTNNDMDNSNWDFISNSGYPDIVFANSSTAPEDENVDETEEADNDGSVGGSSNGVSLDTKKRAIISSGSTIKKKSTLFIQMEYCENRTLHDLIHSENLNKQRDEYWRLFRQILEALSYIHSQGIIHRDLKPMNIFIDESRNIKIGDFGLAKNVHRSIDISKIDTASAAGSADDLTSAIGTALYVATEVLNGKGNYNEKIDMYSLGIIFFEMVYPFSTGMERVNILKGMRSVDIEFPSDFDVNRMKNEEKIIRLLLDHDPSKRPGARQLLNSGWLPVKHQDEVIKEALKSLSNPSSPWQQEVRESLFTQSYSLSNDILFDNVQSTTSHFSQILRSQMTEEVIKIFRKHGGIENNMPPRIFPKAPIYSTQNVYEVLDHGGTVLQLQYDLTYPMARYLSKNPSCASKQFRFQFVYRPPAQLKSSSEPRKFGEIDFDIISMSSSESALYDAESIKIIDEILTAFPVFEKTNTLFIINHSDILESVLNFSGIDKAQRPLVCRMLSQVGFAKSFREIKAELKSQLNISSTSLNDLELFDFKLDFESSKRRLHKIMVDSPYLRKIDESLNHITKVLNFLKPFEVTRNIVIAPLSNYNSAFYKEGIMYQAVYDDGSSRSLIAAGGRYDKLISYFARPSVAKTSTTKKAVGFNLAWETIFGIAQGYFKLATGNKTRKRNKFLKDNAIDWKPSRCDVLISSFSNALLDTIGVPILTELWKKDIKADFLRDCYTIEDVVSGAQQDGVDWIILIKQQTYPMPSHKRKYKPLKVKNLSTNLDIDLSVDEFLDLYQHESGVKSLGDTFSMVDSKYDENRWDDTSSVSSGQEGEYEDNANIPKNQKVIYVPNMATRSKKASKREKWVYEDAARNACGNIINNLSTAPVITIDAIRDETMEIIAITSLAQKDEWLRKVFGSGNNSTPRSFATSIYNSLSKEASKGNHWAILHCHKTGKSCIIDLQR